In Alicyclobacillus macrosporangiidus CPP55, a single window of DNA contains:
- the sleB gene encoding spore cortex-lytic enzyme: MKRRRRGWICVGVALAIGLSAPAVWHTPHEPWTNVEAFTPRDLRYGSEGYDVYELQNRLGYLGYYHGRIDGIFGWKTYWAVRNFQYNFGMKVTGIVDRKTKMKLVAASRGWHYRGSSQGNTGQTGGSKAGAAARTAPSGNSPGRMPSVPGLSQSDVNLLAHVVYAEARGEPYPGQVAVAAVCLNRLHDPRFPHTIPAIVYQPGAFTSVQDGQINLEPDATARKAVLDAVHGWDPTHGAVYYFNPNTATSGWIWSRPQILKIGKHIFTK, encoded by the coding sequence ATGAAGCGGAGGAGACGAGGATGGATCTGCGTGGGCGTGGCGTTGGCGATCGGCCTTTCCGCGCCTGCCGTTTGGCACACGCCGCATGAACCGTGGACGAATGTGGAGGCGTTCACACCGCGTGACCTTCGTTATGGCAGCGAAGGGTACGATGTGTACGAGTTGCAGAATCGCTTGGGTTATCTAGGGTACTACCATGGCCGCATCGACGGGATATTTGGATGGAAGACGTATTGGGCCGTGCGGAATTTCCAATACAACTTTGGCATGAAGGTCACCGGGATCGTGGATAGGAAGACGAAGATGAAACTGGTGGCGGCCAGCAGGGGATGGCACTACAGAGGCTCGTCGCAGGGTAACACCGGCCAGACCGGCGGCAGCAAGGCGGGCGCCGCAGCGAGAACCGCGCCGTCGGGGAACTCCCCGGGGCGGATGCCGTCGGTCCCCGGTCTCAGCCAGTCCGATGTCAATCTCCTGGCGCACGTGGTATACGCGGAGGCGCGCGGGGAGCCGTACCCCGGTCAGGTGGCTGTGGCGGCCGTGTGCCTCAACCGGCTGCACGATCCTCGCTTCCCCCACACCATCCCGGCCATCGTCTATCAACCGGGGGCGTTCACGTCAGTCCAGGATGGGCAGATCAATCTCGAACCGGACGCCACGGCGCGCAAGGCGGTACTCGATGCCGTGCACGGATGGGATCCGACCCACGGGGCGGTATACTACTTCAACCCAAACACGGCGACGAGCGGCTGGATCTGGTCCAGGCCACAGATCCTCAAAATCGGAAAACATATCTTCACCAA